Proteins encoded by one window of Natronomonas salsuginis:
- a CDS encoding M50 family metallopeptidase yields the protein MSGVDSRETFFAVVCDVWGMFKGFRVGSIAGIPIRLDVTLLLILPVLAYLIGNAMAEVVDALNAGLEAGLDAAVLTEGLVPWGLGLAAAIGLFVCVLLHELGHAAVARRYGYEIESITLWLLGGIARTEEQPRRWNHELWIALAGPVVSVALGVGCFFAFEAVLSDPVRFVLGYLAVLNVVLAGFNMIPAFPLDGGRVLRALLGRTRTHAAATERAVGIGKFLAIVLGLFGVLAFNPFLVAVAFFVYIAAAAEGRQTAIEATFEGVRVRDVMTPVAQIRTVEPTHSLADVLDRMFSERHTGYPVLDDGVLVGIVTLDDIRDVDPDSRAMVTVGETMSAKLETVAPDAEAMDAMRRIGSSDVGRLPVVDDDGALVGLVTRSDLVTAMNVIRERRSAGAADAAAK from the coding sequence ATGTCCGGCGTCGACTCGCGGGAAACCTTCTTTGCCGTCGTGTGCGACGTGTGGGGTATGTTCAAGGGGTTTCGCGTCGGCTCGATCGCTGGGATTCCGATCAGACTCGATGTCACGCTCCTCTTGATCCTCCCGGTGTTGGCGTACCTCATCGGCAACGCGATGGCCGAGGTTGTCGACGCGCTCAACGCCGGCCTCGAGGCGGGGCTCGACGCCGCGGTGTTGACCGAGGGGCTGGTGCCGTGGGGACTCGGCCTCGCCGCCGCGATTGGTCTGTTCGTCTGCGTACTCTTACACGAGTTGGGCCACGCCGCCGTCGCTCGGCGCTACGGCTACGAGATCGAGTCGATCACGCTGTGGCTGCTCGGCGGCATCGCGAGGACCGAAGAACAGCCCCGCCGCTGGAACCACGAGCTGTGGATCGCGCTGGCCGGCCCGGTCGTCAGCGTCGCCCTCGGTGTCGGGTGTTTCTTCGCCTTCGAGGCGGTCCTGTCCGACCCCGTCCGGTTCGTGTTGGGGTATCTCGCGGTCTTGAACGTCGTGCTCGCGGGCTTCAACATGATCCCGGCGTTTCCGCTCGACGGCGGCCGGGTGCTCAGAGCGCTGCTCGGACGGACGCGGACCCACGCGGCGGCGACCGAACGCGCCGTCGGGATCGGGAAGTTCTTAGCGATCGTGCTGGGACTGTTCGGCGTCCTCGCGTTCAACCCCTTTCTCGTCGCCGTCGCATTCTTCGTCTACATCGCGGCGGCCGCCGAGGGTCGACAGACGGCGATCGAGGCGACGTTCGAGGGCGTCCGGGTGCGCGACGTGATGACGCCAGTCGCACAGATCCGAACCGTCGAGCCGACGCACTCGCTCGCCGACGTGCTCGATCGGATGTTCAGCGAGCGCCACACCGGGTATCCGGTGTTGGACGATGGGGTACTCGTCGGGATCGTGACGCTCGACGACATCCGCGACGTCGATCCAGACTCGCGGGCGATGGTGACCGTTGGCGAGACGATGAGCGCCAAGCTGGAGACGGTCGCGCCCGACGCCGAGGCGATGGATGCGATGCGACGGATCGGGTCGAGCGACGTCGGCCGACTGCCGGTCGTCGACGACGACGGCGCGCTCGTCGGGCTCGTGACCCGCTCGGATCTCGTCACGGCGATGAACGTCATCCGCGAACGTCGGTCGGCCGGTGCGGCAGACGCCGCCGCGAAGTAG
- a CDS encoding helix-hairpin-helix domain-containing protein: protein MPELSVSDAQLERLDDIAAELEAVYVGEYGTVRPADALEYLLDTYTPPDADAAEGDAKPADATVETLTGIDGVGEVTATSLAAAGFRSIEAVRDADPEALADVEGIGREQAIDIAAAAATVEDRAGKSADGADAGDGNAGEERDGTESPEDTLQQAMSLLDAHDDRWRESGGEEPYEVDLPDGSTTGVRTKDDIKRLIFKHWR, encoded by the coding sequence ATGCCCGAGCTCTCTGTCTCCGACGCGCAACTCGAACGGCTCGACGATATCGCTGCGGAGCTCGAAGCCGTCTACGTCGGCGAGTACGGAACCGTTCGACCCGCGGACGCGCTAGAGTACCTGCTGGACACGTATACGCCGCCGGACGCCGATGCGGCCGAGGGTGACGCGAAGCCGGCGGACGCGACGGTCGAGACGTTGACGGGGATCGACGGCGTCGGCGAGGTGACCGCGACATCGCTCGCGGCAGCCGGGTTCAGATCCATCGAGGCGGTTCGAGACGCCGATCCGGAAGCGCTCGCCGATGTCGAGGGGATCGGTCGCGAGCAGGCGATCGACATCGCCGCGGCGGCGGCCACCGTGGAGGACCGAGCGGGCAAGTCGGCGGATGGAGCCGACGCCGGTGACGGGAATGCCGGCGAGGAGCGCGACGGGACCGAATCGCCAGAGGACACGCTCCAGCAGGCGATGAGCCTGCTCGACGCCCACGACGACCGCTGGCGAGAGTCCGGCGGCGAAGAGCCCTACGAAGTCGATCTGCCGGACGGCTCGACGACCGGAGTCCGGACGAAAGACGACATCAAGCGGCTCATCTTCAAACACTGGCGGTGA
- a CDS encoding PGF-CTERM-anchored ABC transporter substrate-binding protein, whose protein sequence is MQRWLLVLLAGLLVCASVAPVSGVPTANEPFSPGQSLTADQCTFPFETTDGTGTTVNLSEEPERVVTLNPSTAQTMWEIGAEEKVVGLTKHAMNLDGAEKRTNISTDGQTINPEAVVALEPDLVLAPSSQMVTEELVEVLRNAGLTVYYYPSAESIDDVRERTRLTGQLVGECEGAAETVAWMDEELAVVEAAVDGHERPDVLYTFFGYTAGSDTFIHEIIEASGGTNVAAELGIAEYEPVNEEMVIEENPDWIVLNTNSPDLPDSPAYDETTAVRENQTVVIDINHLNRPAPRIVYAITELAQTFHPEAYADARASTEATETPAETTDTSTETATPAAPDAPDDLPGFGALAALAALIGGLLAAKRRSERSEEPKP, encoded by the coding sequence ATGCAACGCTGGCTCCTCGTGCTTCTCGCCGGACTCCTCGTGTGCGCGTCGGTCGCCCCCGTCAGCGGGGTTCCAACCGCGAACGAGCCGTTCTCACCCGGGCAATCGCTCACCGCGGATCAGTGTACCTTCCCCTTCGAAACGACCGACGGGACCGGAACCACGGTGAACCTCTCGGAGGAACCCGAGCGCGTCGTCACGCTAAACCCGAGCACAGCCCAGACCATGTGGGAGATCGGGGCCGAGGAGAAGGTCGTCGGACTCACGAAACACGCGATGAACCTCGATGGAGCCGAGAAACGGACGAACATCTCGACCGACGGACAGACGATCAACCCCGAAGCGGTCGTGGCACTCGAACCGGATCTCGTGCTCGCGCCGAGTTCACAGATGGTCACAGAGGAGTTGGTCGAGGTCCTCCGCAACGCCGGTCTCACGGTTTACTACTACCCCTCCGCAGAGTCGATCGACGACGTGCGGGAGCGGACCCGCCTCACCGGCCAACTTGTCGGCGAGTGTGAGGGCGCGGCCGAGACCGTCGCGTGGATGGACGAAGAACTGGCCGTCGTCGAGGCGGCGGTCGACGGTCACGAGCGCCCCGACGTCCTCTACACGTTCTTCGGGTACACCGCCGGCTCGGACACCTTCATCCACGAGATCATCGAGGCCAGCGGCGGGACCAACGTCGCGGCCGAACTCGGCATCGCCGAGTATGAACCGGTCAACGAGGAGATGGTCATCGAGGAGAACCCCGACTGGATCGTCCTCAACACGAACTCGCCGGACCTCCCCGACAGTCCCGCGTACGACGAAACGACCGCCGTTCGGGAGAATCAGACGGTCGTGATCGATATCAACCACCTGAACCGTCCCGCCCCGAGAATCGTCTACGCCATCACCGAACTCGCTCAAACGTTCCACCCGGAGGCGTACGCCGACGCGCGCGCGTCGACCGAGGCGACGGAGACGCCGGCGGAAACGACCGACACGTCCACCGAAACGGCGACGCCGGCGGCCCCCGACGCCCCCGACGATCTGCCCGGATTCGGTGCGCTCGCCGCGCTCGCCGCGCTCATCGGTGGACTCCTCGCAGCGAAACGACGGAGTGAGCGCTCCGAGGAACCGAAGCCCTGA
- a CDS encoding universal stress protein, which translates to MYERILLPTDGSQGNTPAVEQAIGLAAETGATLHVLFVVEDIPYAPEMMDGEIEAKLRQIGEDAMEEIRERADDAGVEIETAIEDGTPHRSILAYADDEDADLIVMGTHGRSGLDRYLLGSVTERVVRGAEIPVLTVRVSDDDV; encoded by the coding sequence ATGTACGAGCGAATCTTGCTCCCGACGGACGGAAGCCAGGGGAACACGCCGGCGGTCGAACAGGCGATCGGACTCGCGGCCGAGACCGGCGCGACGCTGCACGTGCTCTTCGTCGTTGAGGACATCCCCTACGCGCCGGAGATGATGGACGGCGAGATCGAAGCGAAGCTCAGACAGATCGGCGAGGACGCCATGGAGGAGATCCGAGAGCGCGCCGACGACGCCGGCGTCGAGATCGAGACGGCGATCGAGGACGGCACGCCGCACCGATCGATACTGGCGTACGCCGACGACGAGGACGCCGACCTCATCGTGATGGGAACGCACGGTCGGAGCGGGCTGGATCGGTATCTGCTCGGGAGCGTCACGGAGCGCGTGGTTCGGGGCGCGGAGATCCCGGTACTCACCGTCCGCGTCAGCGACGACGACGTGTGA
- a CDS encoding DUF5789 family protein, with protein sequence MDRASAVAAFSDVTLLLADGEENLGDLIAEIDSETFDAVDDLETGLHNVLPREAIGEPYQSEGDA encoded by the coding sequence ATCGACCGTGCGAGCGCCGTCGCCGCGTTCTCGGACGTCACGCTGTTGTTGGCCGACGGCGAGGAGAACCTCGGCGACCTGATCGCCGAGATCGACAGCGAGACGTTCGACGCCGTCGACGACCTCGAAACGGGGTTACACAACGTGTTGCCGCGCGAGGCGATCGGGGAGCCGTACCAGTCGGAGGGCGACGCGTGA
- the msrA gene encoding peptide-methionine (S)-S-oxide reductase MsrA, translating to MSETATLAGGCFWCIEAALKELRGVDRVTSGYAGGHVDDPSYEAVCRGETGHAEVVQVEFDPDAIGYRDLLEVFFTIHDPTTLNRQGPDVGSQYRSAVYYHDDAQRETVEAVIDELEPLYDDEIVTEVAPLETFYPAEEYHQDYFEKHPNDTYCTVNINPKLSKLREKHAELLA from the coding sequence ATGTCCGAAACCGCAACCCTCGCCGGCGGCTGCTTTTGGTGCATCGAAGCGGCGCTGAAAGAGCTTCGCGGCGTCGATCGCGTCACCTCCGGCTACGCCGGTGGCCACGTCGACGATCCCAGCTACGAGGCCGTCTGCCGGGGCGAAACCGGCCACGCGGAGGTCGTCCAGGTCGAGTTCGATCCCGACGCGATCGGCTACCGGGACCTGCTCGAAGTGTTCTTTACGATCCACGACCCGACGACGCTGAACCGGCAGGGCCCGGACGTCGGCAGCCAGTACCGGTCGGCCGTCTACTACCACGACGACGCGCAGCGGGAGACCGTCGAGGCGGTGATCGACGAGTTGGAACCGCTGTACGACGACGAGATCGTCACCGAGGTCGCGCCGCTGGAAACGTTCTATCCCGCCGAGGAGTACCACCAGGACTACTTCGAGAAACACCCGAACGACACGTACTGCACGGTCAACATCAACCCGAAGCTCTCGAAGCTCCGCGAGAAGCACGCCGAGCTGCTCGCGTGA
- a CDS encoding universal stress protein, which produces MIETGDREGESTGGPTVLAALANPRTESALVTVAGALAKQRGGRVLAAHVVRVPDQTALSAAAEDDRLRADSERLLEAATADSAGMGVAVETRTVFSHRAVAEVFDLARRTDADAVVMGYGGARLAGGRAESPLDELAYELPCDFLVLNEREFDPSRVLLPTAGGYSSDLSAAVARALRDALGSTVSILYVADEGETDAGRRFITTWTAERGLGDAEVVVETGDVEAAIERAAAEHTLVVIGATERGLLSRVVGGSLTLSVLNELDTSVLVAERPSDRSLRERLFGRR; this is translated from the coding sequence ATGATCGAGACGGGCGATCGGGAGGGTGAGTCGACCGGCGGACCGACCGTTCTCGCCGCCCTCGCTAACCCGCGGACCGAGTCCGCGCTCGTCACCGTCGCGGGCGCGCTCGCGAAGCAGCGAGGGGGGCGGGTGCTGGCGGCGCACGTCGTCCGGGTGCCCGATCAGACGGCGTTGTCTGCCGCCGCCGAGGACGATCGGCTCCGGGCCGACTCCGAGCGGTTGCTCGAGGCGGCGACAGCCGACTCGGCGGGGATGGGCGTCGCGGTCGAAACGAGGACCGTCTTCTCTCACCGGGCGGTCGCAGAGGTGTTCGATCTCGCCCGGCGGACCGACGCCGACGCGGTCGTCATGGGGTACGGCGGTGCTCGGCTCGCCGGCGGGCGAGCCGAATCCCCGCTCGACGAACTGGCGTACGAGCTGCCGTGTGACTTTCTCGTGTTGAACGAGCGGGAGTTCGACCCCTCCCGAGTCCTGTTGCCGACCGCGGGCGGCTACTCGTCGGATCTCTCGGCGGCGGTGGCGCGGGCGCTCCGCGACGCGCTCGGTTCGACGGTGTCGATCCTGTACGTTGCCGACGAGGGCGAAACCGACGCCGGACGGCGGTTCATCACTACCTGGACGGCCGAGCGGGGACTCGGCGACGCCGAGGTTGTCGTCGAGACTGGCGACGTCGAGGCCGCCATCGAACGCGCTGCCGCGGAGCACACCCTCGTCGTGATCGGGGCGACCGAGCGGGGGCTCCTCTCACGGGTGGTCGGCGGCTCGCTCACTCTGTCGGTACTCAACGAGCTCGACACCTCGGTGCTCGTGGCCGAGCGGCCGAGCGATCGATCGCTTCGGGAGCGGCTGTTCGGTCGTCGATAG
- a CDS encoding universal stress protein → MSLLTRIVMPVATEADAEQTCAALEPHLDEVSSVLAVHVIEKGGGGIDKAPLAKREEDAAEILGIVEETLGENADVETKTAYGTDVVETLFETAEGAEATALVFVAREGGRLVRLLSGDTSMRLVTEGTMPVVALPSR, encoded by the coding sequence ATGTCATTGCTGACCCGTATCGTGATGCCCGTCGCGACGGAGGCCGACGCCGAACAGACGTGTGCGGCGCTCGAACCACATCTCGACGAGGTGTCGAGCGTCCTCGCCGTACACGTCATCGAGAAGGGGGGCGGGGGGATCGACAAGGCACCGCTGGCGAAGCGCGAGGAGGACGCCGCGGAGATCCTCGGGATCGTCGAGGAGACGCTGGGCGAGAACGCGGACGTGGAGACGAAGACGGCCTACGGAACGGACGTCGTCGAGACGCTGTTCGAGACCGCCGAGGGCGCCGAGGCGACGGCGCTCGTCTTCGTCGCGCGGGAGGGTGGCAGGCTCGTCCGACTGCTCTCCGGCGACACCTCGATGCGGCTCGTCACCGAGGGGACGATGCCCGTCGTCGCGCTGCCGAGTCGGTGA
- a CDS encoding amino acid permease, whose protein sequence is MSDEELAKDLGPLAALTIGVGTMIGAGIFVLPGTAVLRAGPLAALTFVLGGMIAIFTALSASELGTAMPKSGGAYFYINKALGPLFGSISGWANWLGLAFASAFYMYGLGEYVNTLVGASALSVGPIFLEAAQVIGLVGALLFIAINYVGAKETGGLQIVIVLMLLGILGLFTVVGLLNADIESLRPLAPPGAMGEVLPVTAIVFVSYLGFVQITSVAEEIKDPGRNLPRAVIGSVVLVTVVYGLFLLVLLAAVPNELVSGNDTAVVDAAQLLFGQYSIFGFELGVVGWGLLLFGGLLATASSANASILSSSRINFAMGREKIVTPDLNEIHERFGTPYRSIAVTGGLILVFLIGGNLELLATAGSVLHLVVYGLLNLALIVMREAEPPGYDPDFEVPLYPLVPVIGAITSFALIVYIEPRVIALSAGLVAFAALWYFGYARNHVESRGVLASWILDRSEEIPDLAVSAATSVQPEGDDYRVMVPLSNPATQKHLITLAAAIANQRNGTVVAVNIANVPDQTSLEAARDRGAYDAARDLLERSQADAETLGVEVETHVVLSHRGFEEIFDAARTFGADITVMGWGEDPHGSPGRAESALDELAYDLPCDFLVYRDRGYDPSRILVPTAGGPASDLSAAVARTLRSEFDSTVTLLHVADDEVAGRAFIEEWAEAHELADAELRIETGDVEAAIERAAKDSTMLVIGATERGLLSRLVRGSLVLDVLYDVDCSVLLAERKHERGLRERLFGSSTGDSRRDAGGGD, encoded by the coding sequence ATGAGCGACGAGGAACTCGCGAAGGACCTTGGGCCGCTCGCCGCGCTCACGATCGGCGTGGGGACGATGATCGGCGCGGGCATCTTCGTGCTTCCCGGGACCGCGGTGCTTCGCGCCGGTCCGCTCGCCGCGCTCACCTTCGTTCTCGGCGGTATGATCGCCATCTTCACCGCTCTCTCGGCGTCGGAACTCGGCACCGCGATGCCGAAATCAGGCGGCGCGTACTTCTACATCAACAAGGCACTCGGCCCGCTGTTCGGCTCGATAAGCGGCTGGGCAAACTGGTTGGGACTGGCGTTCGCCTCCGCGTTCTACATGTACGGGCTCGGCGAGTACGTCAACACGCTCGTCGGCGCGTCCGCGCTGTCGGTCGGGCCGATATTTTTGGAGGCCGCACAGGTCATCGGCCTCGTCGGCGCGCTGCTGTTCATCGCGATCAACTACGTCGGCGCGAAGGAGACCGGGGGGCTCCAGATCGTCATCGTTCTCATGCTGTTAGGCATCCTCGGGCTGTTCACCGTCGTCGGTCTGTTGAACGCCGACATCGAGTCGCTCCGACCGCTCGCGCCGCCCGGTGCAATGGGCGAGGTGTTACCCGTCACCGCCATCGTCTTCGTCTCGTATCTCGGGTTCGTTCAGATCACGTCCGTCGCCGAAGAGATCAAAGATCCCGGCCGGAACCTCCCGCGCGCGGTCATCGGATCCGTCGTCCTCGTGACGGTCGTTTACGGGCTCTTCTTGCTCGTACTGTTGGCGGCGGTGCCGAACGAACTCGTCTCCGGCAACGACACCGCGGTCGTCGACGCCGCCCAACTGCTCTTCGGCCAGTACAGCATATTCGGGTTCGAGTTGGGCGTCGTCGGGTGGGGGCTGTTGCTGTTCGGCGGCCTGCTCGCGACCGCCTCCTCGGCCAACGCCTCGATCCTCTCCTCGTCGCGGATCAACTTCGCGATGGGCCGAGAGAAGATCGTCACGCCCGACCTCAACGAGATCCACGAGCGCTTTGGGACACCGTATCGGTCCATCGCCGTCACCGGCGGGCTCATCCTCGTCTTCTTGATCGGCGGCAACCTCGAACTGCTCGCGACCGCGGGATCGGTGCTTCACCTCGTCGTCTACGGCCTGTTGAACCTCGCGTTGATCGTGATGCGCGAGGCCGAACCACCGGGCTACGACCCCGACTTCGAGGTGCCGCTGTATCCCCTCGTCCCGGTCATCGGCGCGATCACTTCCTTCGCGCTCATCGTCTACATCGAGCCACGCGTCATCGCCCTCTCAGCCGGCCTGGTCGCCTTCGCCGCCCTCTGGTATTTCGGATACGCTCGCAACCACGTCGAATCCCGCGGGGTCCTCGCCAGTTGGATCCTCGATCGATCCGAGGAGATCCCCGACCTCGCCGTCTCGGCCGCGACGTCCGTGCAGCCGGAGGGTGACGATTACCGGGTGATGGTTCCGCTCTCGAACCCCGCGACCCAAAAACACCTCATCACGCTCGCCGCGGCCATCGCGAACCAACGAAACGGGACGGTCGTCGCCGTCAACATCGCGAACGTCCCCGATCAGACCTCCCTCGAGGCGGCTCGCGACCGCGGCGCGTACGACGCGGCCCGCGATCTCCTCGAACGGTCCCAAGCGGACGCGGAGACGCTCGGGGTCGAGGTCGAAACGCACGTCGTCCTCTCACACCGGGGCTTCGAGGAGATCTTCGATGCCGCCCGAACGTTCGGCGCCGACATCACCGTGATGGGCTGGGGCGAGGATCCCCACGGATCACCGGGGCGAGCCGAATCCGCGCTCGACGAACTGGCGTACGATCTGCCCTGCGACTTCCTCGTCTACCGCGATCGGGGATACGACCCCTCGCGAATTCTCGTCCCGACGGCCGGCGGTCCGGCCTCGGATCTCTCCGCGGCCGTCGCCCGGACGCTTCGGTCGGAGTTCGACTCGACAGTGACGCTCCTCCACGTCGCGGACGACGAGGTCGCTGGCCGCGCCTTCATCGAGGAGTGGGCTGAAGCACACGAGCTCGCTGACGCCGAGCTGCGCATCGAGACCGGTGACGTGGAGGCCGCCATCGAACGCGCCGCGAAGGATTCGACGATGCTCGTCATCGGCGCGACCGAGCGGGGGCTCCTCTCGCGGCTCGTGCGCGGGTCGCTCGTGTTGGACGTGCTCTACGACGTGGACTGTTCGGTGCTGTTGGCCGAGCGGAAACACGAGCGCGGACTTCGAGAACGGCTCTTCGGGTCCTCGACGGGTGACTCCCGGCGAGACGCCGGCGGCGGCGATTGA
- the msrB gene encoding peptide-methionine (R)-S-oxide reductase MsrB, with translation MDDGIPTTDVEWRERLTDEEYRILREQGTEPKFSGEYLGKHDDGSYRCAGCGAELFDSETKFDSNSGWPSFYDAKEGAVELREDRSHGMVRTEVVCARCGGHLGHVFDDGPDPTGKRYCMNSVALDFDDGA, from the coding sequence ATGGACGATGGCATTCCCACGACCGACGTCGAATGGCGCGAACGACTCACCGACGAGGAGTACCGAATCCTCCGCGAACAGGGGACCGAGCCGAAGTTCTCCGGCGAGTACCTCGGCAAACACGACGACGGGTCCTATCGGTGTGCCGGCTGCGGTGCCGAGCTCTTCGACTCGGAGACGAAGTTCGACTCGAACTCGGGCTGGCCATCGTTTTACGACGCCAAGGAGGGGGCCGTCGAACTCCGCGAGGACCGCAGCCACGGCATGGTGCGAACGGAGGTCGTTTGCGCGCGCTGTGGCGGTCACCTCGGCCACGTCTTCGACGACGGCCCCGATCCGACCGGCAAGCGCTACTGCATGAACTCCGTCGCCCTCGACTTCGACGACGGGGCCTGA